In Calliopsis andreniformis isolate RMS-2024a chromosome 6, iyCalAndr_principal, whole genome shotgun sequence, a single genomic region encodes these proteins:
- the Ehbp1 gene encoding eps15 homology domain containing protein-binding protein 1 isoform X3, which translates to MSSVWKRLQRVNKRAAKFQFTVSYHEVTLETTTKWKPNKLSVVWTRRSRRVSTEPLDWEPNLSDPLKGVISWAVPDNHTVSVTLFKDPRTCELEDKDWTFVIEDVSSTGKRRHVAAANINMKKYATLESSQQQLKLDLKPTSKKIVSATLECTLSCVFLREGKATDEDMQSMASLMSVNNNSDIAPLDDFDNEDIPEDVEEVFVKNLDEILDISAQLDLMTSSLTESELPSTPISVASLSKDDTTPVNDNERFIRDLSLTGIGDTFKEKSPLKDNVAVENDKNIEHSMLRLPLQPLELTKNDTNIPRLKEITPGQDLLEWCKEVTKDYPGVKVTNLTTSWRNGMAFCAIIHHFRPDLIDIDSLLPHDVKGNCKKAFDAGEALGIPRVIEPADMDILTVPDKLAVMTYLYQLRAHFTGHELEQTSGGTWIYPVHQIGKTADESSYMIGRFNTDNNSDVSVQLFGQEIINLRKKDQVEHKNNKTDNRRSNPFDNKKEDVNIDALKNKLHLSLNMENQDDPCNKDKSPSSVKDVKDIILASSKSILEKVLSPTKEKYLTREKSKSPPRVPQVHQRPILMTRRQLTDPFGSDEEEENIQIIDEKWSQSISINKSQTPVRDDPLSTSDKGCRGSTESQSVSSPHGEQRSQHSQIDDERQQQLRERARRLIAEVKMGVNAASNQVNDDNSTERRSIDDQNNSPRRSVTPSTPGDRLSSKSEHNGNILGTTSVIDGEKKTGSPLYSFSKIIERISPDKTSPDGTSYTRRRLGKDMTSYIQNELEALEREQTQIDIQAGKLEKQLRDSMESDNEDETERLMSLWFTLVNKKNALLRRQMQLNILEKEDDLERRFDLLNRELRSILAVEDWRKTSEQKIRENLLLEELVSIVNKRDELVHHLDTQERAIEDDDEIERDLSRAGLAQRNKNCVVQ; encoded by the exons GAAGCCAAACAAGTTAAGTGTTGTATGGACAAGACGTAGTAGAAGAGTTAGTACAGAACCTTTAGATTGGGAACCAAATTTAAGCGATCCACTGAAAGGTGTCATTAGTTGGGCAGTTCCTGACAATCATACCGTTTCAGTAACTTTGTTTAAGGATCCACGGACATGTGAATTAGAAGACAAAGATTGGACGTTTGTAATCGAAGAT GTTTCCTCTACAGGAAAAAGACGGCATGTGGCAGCCGCAAAcataaatatgaaaaaatatgcaACCTTAGAATCTAGTCAACAACAACTCAAATTAGACTTGAAACCTACTTCCAAAAAAATTGTTAGTGCCACGTTAGAATGTACTCTATCATGTGTGTTTTTGAGAGAAGGCAAAGCAAC GGACGAAGATATGCAGAGTATGGCTAGTTTAATGTCAGTTAACAATAACAGCGATATTGCACCTTTGGATGATTTTGATAATGAAGATATACCTGAAGATGTTGAAGAAGTATTTGTGAAAAATCTGGATGAAATTTTAGATATTTCTGCACAACTTGATCTAATGACAAGTAGTCTTACAGAAAGTGAATTACCTAGCACCCCGATAAGTG TTGCAAGTTTATCGAAGGATGATACTACACCTGTAAATGATAATGAGCGCTTTATACGTGATCTTAGCTTAACAGGTATAGGTGATACTTTTAAAGAGAAGTCTCCTTTAAAGGATAATGTTGCTGTTGAAAATGA taaaaATATTGAACATAGTATGTTGAGATTACCATTGCAACCACTGGAGCTGACTAAGAATGATACCAATATTCCCAGATTAAAAGAAATTACCCCAGGTCAGGATTTATTGGAATGGTGCAAGGAAGTAACAAAAGATTATCCTGGCGTAAAAGTTACTAATCTTACCACATCTTGGAGAAATGGAATGGCATTTTGTGCAATCATACATCATTTTAGACCAGATCTTAT AGACATAGATTCATTATTACCACATGACGTAAAAGGTAACTGTAAAAAAGCATTTGATGCTGGAGAAGCCCTTGGTATACCTAGAGTGATAGAACCAGCAGATATGGATATATTAACTGTACCTGACAAATTAGCTGTGATGACATATTTATATCAGCTGAGGGCACATTTCACTGGTCATGAATTAGAG CAAACTTCCGGTGGCACGTGGATATATCCG GTACATCAGATAGGTAAAACCGCAGACGAATCTTCTTATATGATTGGTAGATTTAATACAGACAATAATTCCGACGTGAGTGTACAATTGTTTGGTCAGGAAATAATTAATTTACGTAAAAAAGATCAGGTGGAACATAAAAACAATAAAACAGATAATAGACG GTCCAATCCATTCGACAACAAGAAAGAGGATGTTAATATCGAtgctttaaaaaataaattacatttAAGTTTAAATATGGAGAATCAGGATGATCCATGTAATAAGGATAAGTCACCATCTAGTGTAAAAGATGTTAAGGACATTATATTAGCAAGTTCAAAGAGTATTCTGGAGAAAGTGTTGTCGCCGACTAAGGAAAAATATTTGACTAGAGAAAAG AGTAAGTCTCCACCAAGAGTACCGCAAGTACACCAACGTCCTATATTAATGACTCGTCGACAATTAACAGATCCATTTGGATctgacgaagaagaagaaaatattcaaataatcgaCGAGAAATGGTCTCAGTCTATCTCAATTAACAAATCACAAACGCCAGTTCGTGAT GACCCTTTAAGTACAAGTGACAAGGGATGTCGTGGCAGTACCGAATCTCAAAGCGTATCATCGCCACACGGAGAACAACGTTCTCAACAT AGTCAGATCGACGATGAAAGGCAACAGCAATTGCGTGAAAGGGCAAGGCGTTTAATAGCGGAAGTAAAAATGGGCGTTAATGCCGCTTCGAATCAAGTAAATGATGATAATAGCACTGAGAGACGATCAATAGACGATCAGAATAATAGTCCAAGACGAAGTGTTACGCCATCTACACCTGGAGATAGATTAAGTTCAAAG TCTGAACATAATGGAAATATACTGGGAACTACAAGTGTAATTGATGGTGAAAAGAAAACTGGCTCTCCTTTGTACTCGTTTTCTAAAATAATAGAGAGAATTTCGCCAGATAAAACTAGTCCAGATGGTACTTCATATACACGTAGACGA TTGGGAAAAGATATGACATCTTATATTCAAAATGAATTAGAAGCATTAGAAAGAGAACAAACTCAAATAGATATTCAAGCTGGTAAACTTGAGAAACAACTACGAGACTCCATGGAAAGTGATAATGAAGATGAAACTGAAAGACTGATGTCTCTATGGTTTACACTTGTTAATAAGAAAAACGCGCTTTTAAGAAGGCAAATGCAGTTAAACATATT AGAAAAAGAAGATGACTTAGAGCGTCGTTTTGACCTTTTAAATCGCGAATTAAGAAGTATACTAGCAGTAGAAGATTGGAGAAAAACTTCTGAACAAAAAATACGAGAGAATTTACTTTTAGAAGAACTAGTGTCTATTGTGAACAAAAGAGACGAACTAGTTCATCATCTTGATACACAAGAAAGAGC TATCGAGGATGATGATGAAATAGAACGTGATTTATCAAGAGCTGGGTTAGCTCAACGAAATAAAAATTGTGTGGTACAGTGA
- the Ehbp1 gene encoding eps15 homology domain containing protein-binding protein 1 isoform X1, producing MSSVWKRLQRVNKRAAKFQFTVSYHEVTLETTTKWKPNKLSVVWTRRSRRVSTEPLDWEPNLSDPLKGVISWAVPDNHTVSVTLFKDPRTCELEDKDWTFVIEDVSSTGKRRHVAAANINMKKYATLESSQQQLKLDLKPTSKKIVSATLECTLSCVFLREGKATDEDMQSMASLMSVNNNSDIAPLDDFDNEDIPEDVEEVFVKNLDEILDISAQLDLMTSSLTESELPSTPISVASLSKDDTTPVNDNERFIRDLSLTGIGDTFKEKSPLKDNVAVENDKNIEHSMLRLPLQPLELTKNDTNIPRLKEITPGQDLLEWCKEVTKDYPGVKVTNLTTSWRNGMAFCAIIHHFRPDLIDIDSLLPHDVKGNCKKAFDAGEALGIPRVIEPADMDILTVPDKLAVMTYLYQLRAHFTGHELEQTSGGTWIYPVHQIGKTADESSYMIGRFNTDNNSDVSVQLFGQEIINLRKKDQVEHKNNKTDNRRSNPFDNKKEDVNIDALKNKLHLSLNMENQDDPCNKDKSPSSVKDVKDIILASSKSILEKVLSPTKEKYLTREKSKSPPRVPQVHQRPILMTRRQLTDPFGSDEEEENIQIIDEKWSQSISINKSQTPVRDDPLSTSDKGCRGSTESQSVSSPHGEQRSQHPLVSRHDELRERARQLLEEARNPIKIGLVSAAASPIESQIDDERQQQLRERARRLIAEVKMGVNAASNQVNDDNSTERRSIDDQNNSPRRSVTPSTPGDRLSSKSEHNGNILGTTSVIDGEKKTGSPLYSFSKIIERISPDKTSPDGTSYTRRRLGKDMTSYIQNELEALEREQTQIDIQAGKLEKQLRDSMESDNEDETERLMSLWFTLVNKKNALLRRQMQLNILEKEDDLERRFDLLNRELRSILAVEDWRKTSEQKIRENLLLEELVSIVNKRDELVHHLDTQERAIEDDDEIERDLSRAGLAQRNKNCVVQ from the exons GAAGCCAAACAAGTTAAGTGTTGTATGGACAAGACGTAGTAGAAGAGTTAGTACAGAACCTTTAGATTGGGAACCAAATTTAAGCGATCCACTGAAAGGTGTCATTAGTTGGGCAGTTCCTGACAATCATACCGTTTCAGTAACTTTGTTTAAGGATCCACGGACATGTGAATTAGAAGACAAAGATTGGACGTTTGTAATCGAAGAT GTTTCCTCTACAGGAAAAAGACGGCATGTGGCAGCCGCAAAcataaatatgaaaaaatatgcaACCTTAGAATCTAGTCAACAACAACTCAAATTAGACTTGAAACCTACTTCCAAAAAAATTGTTAGTGCCACGTTAGAATGTACTCTATCATGTGTGTTTTTGAGAGAAGGCAAAGCAAC GGACGAAGATATGCAGAGTATGGCTAGTTTAATGTCAGTTAACAATAACAGCGATATTGCACCTTTGGATGATTTTGATAATGAAGATATACCTGAAGATGTTGAAGAAGTATTTGTGAAAAATCTGGATGAAATTTTAGATATTTCTGCACAACTTGATCTAATGACAAGTAGTCTTACAGAAAGTGAATTACCTAGCACCCCGATAAGTG TTGCAAGTTTATCGAAGGATGATACTACACCTGTAAATGATAATGAGCGCTTTATACGTGATCTTAGCTTAACAGGTATAGGTGATACTTTTAAAGAGAAGTCTCCTTTAAAGGATAATGTTGCTGTTGAAAATGA taaaaATATTGAACATAGTATGTTGAGATTACCATTGCAACCACTGGAGCTGACTAAGAATGATACCAATATTCCCAGATTAAAAGAAATTACCCCAGGTCAGGATTTATTGGAATGGTGCAAGGAAGTAACAAAAGATTATCCTGGCGTAAAAGTTACTAATCTTACCACATCTTGGAGAAATGGAATGGCATTTTGTGCAATCATACATCATTTTAGACCAGATCTTAT AGACATAGATTCATTATTACCACATGACGTAAAAGGTAACTGTAAAAAAGCATTTGATGCTGGAGAAGCCCTTGGTATACCTAGAGTGATAGAACCAGCAGATATGGATATATTAACTGTACCTGACAAATTAGCTGTGATGACATATTTATATCAGCTGAGGGCACATTTCACTGGTCATGAATTAGAG CAAACTTCCGGTGGCACGTGGATATATCCG GTACATCAGATAGGTAAAACCGCAGACGAATCTTCTTATATGATTGGTAGATTTAATACAGACAATAATTCCGACGTGAGTGTACAATTGTTTGGTCAGGAAATAATTAATTTACGTAAAAAAGATCAGGTGGAACATAAAAACAATAAAACAGATAATAGACG GTCCAATCCATTCGACAACAAGAAAGAGGATGTTAATATCGAtgctttaaaaaataaattacatttAAGTTTAAATATGGAGAATCAGGATGATCCATGTAATAAGGATAAGTCACCATCTAGTGTAAAAGATGTTAAGGACATTATATTAGCAAGTTCAAAGAGTATTCTGGAGAAAGTGTTGTCGCCGACTAAGGAAAAATATTTGACTAGAGAAAAG AGTAAGTCTCCACCAAGAGTACCGCAAGTACACCAACGTCCTATATTAATGACTCGTCGACAATTAACAGATCCATTTGGATctgacgaagaagaagaaaatattcaaataatcgaCGAGAAATGGTCTCAGTCTATCTCAATTAACAAATCACAAACGCCAGTTCGTGAT GACCCTTTAAGTACAAGTGACAAGGGATGTCGTGGCAGTACCGAATCTCAAAGCGTATCATCGCCACACGGAGAACAACGTTCTCAACAT CCATTAGTCAGTCGGCATGATGAATTAAGAGAACGTGCAAGACAACTGTTAGAAGAGGCCAGGAATCCGATAAAGATTGGTCTTGTTTCAGCTGCTGCTAGTCCTATTGAG AGTCAGATCGACGATGAAAGGCAACAGCAATTGCGTGAAAGGGCAAGGCGTTTAATAGCGGAAGTAAAAATGGGCGTTAATGCCGCTTCGAATCAAGTAAATGATGATAATAGCACTGAGAGACGATCAATAGACGATCAGAATAATAGTCCAAGACGAAGTGTTACGCCATCTACACCTGGAGATAGATTAAGTTCAAAG TCTGAACATAATGGAAATATACTGGGAACTACAAGTGTAATTGATGGTGAAAAGAAAACTGGCTCTCCTTTGTACTCGTTTTCTAAAATAATAGAGAGAATTTCGCCAGATAAAACTAGTCCAGATGGTACTTCATATACACGTAGACGA TTGGGAAAAGATATGACATCTTATATTCAAAATGAATTAGAAGCATTAGAAAGAGAACAAACTCAAATAGATATTCAAGCTGGTAAACTTGAGAAACAACTACGAGACTCCATGGAAAGTGATAATGAAGATGAAACTGAAAGACTGATGTCTCTATGGTTTACACTTGTTAATAAGAAAAACGCGCTTTTAAGAAGGCAAATGCAGTTAAACATATT AGAAAAAGAAGATGACTTAGAGCGTCGTTTTGACCTTTTAAATCGCGAATTAAGAAGTATACTAGCAGTAGAAGATTGGAGAAAAACTTCTGAACAAAAAATACGAGAGAATTTACTTTTAGAAGAACTAGTGTCTATTGTGAACAAAAGAGACGAACTAGTTCATCATCTTGATACACAAGAAAGAGC TATCGAGGATGATGATGAAATAGAACGTGATTTATCAAGAGCTGGGTTAGCTCAACGAAATAAAAATTGTGTGGTACAGTGA
- the Ehbp1 gene encoding eps15 homology domain containing protein-binding protein 1 isoform X2, translating to MSSVWKRLQRVNKRAAKFQFTVSYHEVTLETTTKWKPNKLSVVWTRRSRRVSTEPLDWEPNLSDPLKGVISWAVPDNHTVSVTLFKDPRTCELEDKDWTFVIEDVSSTGKRRHVAAANINMKKYATLESSQQQLKLDLKPTSKKIVSATLECTLSCVFLREGKATDEDMQSMASLMSVNNNSDIAPLDDFDNEDIPEDVEEVFVKNLDEILDISAQLDLMTSSLTESELPSTPISVASLSKDDTTPVNDNERFIRDLSLTGIGDTFKEKSPLKDNVAVENDKNIEHSMLRLPLQPLELTKNDTNIPRLKEITPGQDLLEWCKEVTKDYPGVKVTNLTTSWRNGMAFCAIIHHFRPDLIDIDSLLPHDVKGNCKKAFDAGEALGIPRVIEPADMDILTVPDKLAVMTYLYQLRAHFTGHELEVHQIGKTADESSYMIGRFNTDNNSDVSVQLFGQEIINLRKKDQVEHKNNKTDNRRSNPFDNKKEDVNIDALKNKLHLSLNMENQDDPCNKDKSPSSVKDVKDIILASSKSILEKVLSPTKEKYLTREKSKSPPRVPQVHQRPILMTRRQLTDPFGSDEEEENIQIIDEKWSQSISINKSQTPVRDDPLSTSDKGCRGSTESQSVSSPHGEQRSQHPLVSRHDELRERARQLLEEARNPIKIGLVSAAASPIESQIDDERQQQLRERARRLIAEVKMGVNAASNQVNDDNSTERRSIDDQNNSPRRSVTPSTPGDRLSSKSEHNGNILGTTSVIDGEKKTGSPLYSFSKIIERISPDKTSPDGTSYTRRRLGKDMTSYIQNELEALEREQTQIDIQAGKLEKQLRDSMESDNEDETERLMSLWFTLVNKKNALLRRQMQLNILEKEDDLERRFDLLNRELRSILAVEDWRKTSEQKIRENLLLEELVSIVNKRDELVHHLDTQERAIEDDDEIERDLSRAGLAQRNKNCVVQ from the exons GAAGCCAAACAAGTTAAGTGTTGTATGGACAAGACGTAGTAGAAGAGTTAGTACAGAACCTTTAGATTGGGAACCAAATTTAAGCGATCCACTGAAAGGTGTCATTAGTTGGGCAGTTCCTGACAATCATACCGTTTCAGTAACTTTGTTTAAGGATCCACGGACATGTGAATTAGAAGACAAAGATTGGACGTTTGTAATCGAAGAT GTTTCCTCTACAGGAAAAAGACGGCATGTGGCAGCCGCAAAcataaatatgaaaaaatatgcaACCTTAGAATCTAGTCAACAACAACTCAAATTAGACTTGAAACCTACTTCCAAAAAAATTGTTAGTGCCACGTTAGAATGTACTCTATCATGTGTGTTTTTGAGAGAAGGCAAAGCAAC GGACGAAGATATGCAGAGTATGGCTAGTTTAATGTCAGTTAACAATAACAGCGATATTGCACCTTTGGATGATTTTGATAATGAAGATATACCTGAAGATGTTGAAGAAGTATTTGTGAAAAATCTGGATGAAATTTTAGATATTTCTGCACAACTTGATCTAATGACAAGTAGTCTTACAGAAAGTGAATTACCTAGCACCCCGATAAGTG TTGCAAGTTTATCGAAGGATGATACTACACCTGTAAATGATAATGAGCGCTTTATACGTGATCTTAGCTTAACAGGTATAGGTGATACTTTTAAAGAGAAGTCTCCTTTAAAGGATAATGTTGCTGTTGAAAATGA taaaaATATTGAACATAGTATGTTGAGATTACCATTGCAACCACTGGAGCTGACTAAGAATGATACCAATATTCCCAGATTAAAAGAAATTACCCCAGGTCAGGATTTATTGGAATGGTGCAAGGAAGTAACAAAAGATTATCCTGGCGTAAAAGTTACTAATCTTACCACATCTTGGAGAAATGGAATGGCATTTTGTGCAATCATACATCATTTTAGACCAGATCTTAT AGACATAGATTCATTATTACCACATGACGTAAAAGGTAACTGTAAAAAAGCATTTGATGCTGGAGAAGCCCTTGGTATACCTAGAGTGATAGAACCAGCAGATATGGATATATTAACTGTACCTGACAAATTAGCTGTGATGACATATTTATATCAGCTGAGGGCACATTTCACTGGTCATGAATTAGAG GTACATCAGATAGGTAAAACCGCAGACGAATCTTCTTATATGATTGGTAGATTTAATACAGACAATAATTCCGACGTGAGTGTACAATTGTTTGGTCAGGAAATAATTAATTTACGTAAAAAAGATCAGGTGGAACATAAAAACAATAAAACAGATAATAGACG GTCCAATCCATTCGACAACAAGAAAGAGGATGTTAATATCGAtgctttaaaaaataaattacatttAAGTTTAAATATGGAGAATCAGGATGATCCATGTAATAAGGATAAGTCACCATCTAGTGTAAAAGATGTTAAGGACATTATATTAGCAAGTTCAAAGAGTATTCTGGAGAAAGTGTTGTCGCCGACTAAGGAAAAATATTTGACTAGAGAAAAG AGTAAGTCTCCACCAAGAGTACCGCAAGTACACCAACGTCCTATATTAATGACTCGTCGACAATTAACAGATCCATTTGGATctgacgaagaagaagaaaatattcaaataatcgaCGAGAAATGGTCTCAGTCTATCTCAATTAACAAATCACAAACGCCAGTTCGTGAT GACCCTTTAAGTACAAGTGACAAGGGATGTCGTGGCAGTACCGAATCTCAAAGCGTATCATCGCCACACGGAGAACAACGTTCTCAACAT CCATTAGTCAGTCGGCATGATGAATTAAGAGAACGTGCAAGACAACTGTTAGAAGAGGCCAGGAATCCGATAAAGATTGGTCTTGTTTCAGCTGCTGCTAGTCCTATTGAG AGTCAGATCGACGATGAAAGGCAACAGCAATTGCGTGAAAGGGCAAGGCGTTTAATAGCGGAAGTAAAAATGGGCGTTAATGCCGCTTCGAATCAAGTAAATGATGATAATAGCACTGAGAGACGATCAATAGACGATCAGAATAATAGTCCAAGACGAAGTGTTACGCCATCTACACCTGGAGATAGATTAAGTTCAAAG TCTGAACATAATGGAAATATACTGGGAACTACAAGTGTAATTGATGGTGAAAAGAAAACTGGCTCTCCTTTGTACTCGTTTTCTAAAATAATAGAGAGAATTTCGCCAGATAAAACTAGTCCAGATGGTACTTCATATACACGTAGACGA TTGGGAAAAGATATGACATCTTATATTCAAAATGAATTAGAAGCATTAGAAAGAGAACAAACTCAAATAGATATTCAAGCTGGTAAACTTGAGAAACAACTACGAGACTCCATGGAAAGTGATAATGAAGATGAAACTGAAAGACTGATGTCTCTATGGTTTACACTTGTTAATAAGAAAAACGCGCTTTTAAGAAGGCAAATGCAGTTAAACATATT AGAAAAAGAAGATGACTTAGAGCGTCGTTTTGACCTTTTAAATCGCGAATTAAGAAGTATACTAGCAGTAGAAGATTGGAGAAAAACTTCTGAACAAAAAATACGAGAGAATTTACTTTTAGAAGAACTAGTGTCTATTGTGAACAAAAGAGACGAACTAGTTCATCATCTTGATACACAAGAAAGAGC TATCGAGGATGATGATGAAATAGAACGTGATTTATCAAGAGCTGGGTTAGCTCAACGAAATAAAAATTGTGTGGTACAGTGA
- the Ehbp1 gene encoding eps15 homology domain containing protein-binding protein 1 isoform X4, whose amino-acid sequence MSSVWKRLQRVNKRAAKFQFTVSYHEVTLETTTKWKPNKLSVVWTRRSRRVSTEPLDWEPNLSDPLKGVISWAVPDNHTVSVTLFKDPRTCELEDKDWTFVIEDVSSTGKRRHVAAANINMKKYATLESSQQQLKLDLKPTSKKIVSATLECTLSCVFLREGKATDEDMQSMASLMSVNNNSDIAPLDDFDNEDIPEDVEEVFVKNLDEILDISAQLDLMTSSLTESELPSTPISVASLSKDDTTPVNDNERFIRDLSLTGIGDTFKEKSPLKDNVAVENDKNIEHSMLRLPLQPLELTKNDTNIPRLKEITPGQDLLEWCKEVTKDYPGVKVTNLTTSWRNGMAFCAIIHHFRPDLIDIDSLLPHDVKGNCKKAFDAGEALGIPRVIEPADMDILTVPDKLAVMTYLYQLRAHFTGHELEQTSGGTWIYPVHQIGKTADESSYMIGRFNTDNNSDVSVQLFGQEIINLRKKDQVEHKNNKTDNRRSNPFDNKKEDVNIDALKNKLHLSLNMENQDDPCNKDKSPSSVKDVKDIILASSKSILEKVLSPTKEKYLTREKDPLSTSDKGCRGSTESQSVSSPHGEQRSQHPLVSRHDELRERARQLLEEARNPIKIGLVSAAASPIESQIDDERQQQLRERARRLIAEVKMGVNAASNQVNDDNSTERRSIDDQNNSPRRSVTPSTPGDRLSSKSEHNGNILGTTSVIDGEKKTGSPLYSFSKIIERISPDKTSPDGTSYTRRRLGKDMTSYIQNELEALEREQTQIDIQAGKLEKQLRDSMESDNEDETERLMSLWFTLVNKKNALLRRQMQLNILEKEDDLERRFDLLNRELRSILAVEDWRKTSEQKIRENLLLEELVSIVNKRDELVHHLDTQERAIEDDDEIERDLSRAGLAQRNKNCVVQ is encoded by the exons GAAGCCAAACAAGTTAAGTGTTGTATGGACAAGACGTAGTAGAAGAGTTAGTACAGAACCTTTAGATTGGGAACCAAATTTAAGCGATCCACTGAAAGGTGTCATTAGTTGGGCAGTTCCTGACAATCATACCGTTTCAGTAACTTTGTTTAAGGATCCACGGACATGTGAATTAGAAGACAAAGATTGGACGTTTGTAATCGAAGAT GTTTCCTCTACAGGAAAAAGACGGCATGTGGCAGCCGCAAAcataaatatgaaaaaatatgcaACCTTAGAATCTAGTCAACAACAACTCAAATTAGACTTGAAACCTACTTCCAAAAAAATTGTTAGTGCCACGTTAGAATGTACTCTATCATGTGTGTTTTTGAGAGAAGGCAAAGCAAC GGACGAAGATATGCAGAGTATGGCTAGTTTAATGTCAGTTAACAATAACAGCGATATTGCACCTTTGGATGATTTTGATAATGAAGATATACCTGAAGATGTTGAAGAAGTATTTGTGAAAAATCTGGATGAAATTTTAGATATTTCTGCACAACTTGATCTAATGACAAGTAGTCTTACAGAAAGTGAATTACCTAGCACCCCGATAAGTG TTGCAAGTTTATCGAAGGATGATACTACACCTGTAAATGATAATGAGCGCTTTATACGTGATCTTAGCTTAACAGGTATAGGTGATACTTTTAAAGAGAAGTCTCCTTTAAAGGATAATGTTGCTGTTGAAAATGA taaaaATATTGAACATAGTATGTTGAGATTACCATTGCAACCACTGGAGCTGACTAAGAATGATACCAATATTCCCAGATTAAAAGAAATTACCCCAGGTCAGGATTTATTGGAATGGTGCAAGGAAGTAACAAAAGATTATCCTGGCGTAAAAGTTACTAATCTTACCACATCTTGGAGAAATGGAATGGCATTTTGTGCAATCATACATCATTTTAGACCAGATCTTAT AGACATAGATTCATTATTACCACATGACGTAAAAGGTAACTGTAAAAAAGCATTTGATGCTGGAGAAGCCCTTGGTATACCTAGAGTGATAGAACCAGCAGATATGGATATATTAACTGTACCTGACAAATTAGCTGTGATGACATATTTATATCAGCTGAGGGCACATTTCACTGGTCATGAATTAGAG CAAACTTCCGGTGGCACGTGGATATATCCG GTACATCAGATAGGTAAAACCGCAGACGAATCTTCTTATATGATTGGTAGATTTAATACAGACAATAATTCCGACGTGAGTGTACAATTGTTTGGTCAGGAAATAATTAATTTACGTAAAAAAGATCAGGTGGAACATAAAAACAATAAAACAGATAATAGACG GTCCAATCCATTCGACAACAAGAAAGAGGATGTTAATATCGAtgctttaaaaaataaattacatttAAGTTTAAATATGGAGAATCAGGATGATCCATGTAATAAGGATAAGTCACCATCTAGTGTAAAAGATGTTAAGGACATTATATTAGCAAGTTCAAAGAGTATTCTGGAGAAAGTGTTGTCGCCGACTAAGGAAAAATATTTGACTAGAGAAAAG GACCCTTTAAGTACAAGTGACAAGGGATGTCGTGGCAGTACCGAATCTCAAAGCGTATCATCGCCACACGGAGAACAACGTTCTCAACAT CCATTAGTCAGTCGGCATGATGAATTAAGAGAACGTGCAAGACAACTGTTAGAAGAGGCCAGGAATCCGATAAAGATTGGTCTTGTTTCAGCTGCTGCTAGTCCTATTGAG AGTCAGATCGACGATGAAAGGCAACAGCAATTGCGTGAAAGGGCAAGGCGTTTAATAGCGGAAGTAAAAATGGGCGTTAATGCCGCTTCGAATCAAGTAAATGATGATAATAGCACTGAGAGACGATCAATAGACGATCAGAATAATAGTCCAAGACGAAGTGTTACGCCATCTACACCTGGAGATAGATTAAGTTCAAAG TCTGAACATAATGGAAATATACTGGGAACTACAAGTGTAATTGATGGTGAAAAGAAAACTGGCTCTCCTTTGTACTCGTTTTCTAAAATAATAGAGAGAATTTCGCCAGATAAAACTAGTCCAGATGGTACTTCATATACACGTAGACGA TTGGGAAAAGATATGACATCTTATATTCAAAATGAATTAGAAGCATTAGAAAGAGAACAAACTCAAATAGATATTCAAGCTGGTAAACTTGAGAAACAACTACGAGACTCCATGGAAAGTGATAATGAAGATGAAACTGAAAGACTGATGTCTCTATGGTTTACACTTGTTAATAAGAAAAACGCGCTTTTAAGAAGGCAAATGCAGTTAAACATATT AGAAAAAGAAGATGACTTAGAGCGTCGTTTTGACCTTTTAAATCGCGAATTAAGAAGTATACTAGCAGTAGAAGATTGGAGAAAAACTTCTGAACAAAAAATACGAGAGAATTTACTTTTAGAAGAACTAGTGTCTATTGTGAACAAAAGAGACGAACTAGTTCATCATCTTGATACACAAGAAAGAGC TATCGAGGATGATGATGAAATAGAACGTGATTTATCAAGAGCTGGGTTAGCTCAACGAAATAAAAATTGTGTGGTACAGTGA